A part of Cannabis sativa cultivar Pink pepper isolate KNU-18-1 chromosome 6, ASM2916894v1, whole genome shotgun sequence genomic DNA contains:
- the LOC133039405 gene encoding uncharacterized protein At5g01610-like, with translation MRCVETLVVVGVSSRGITPRTTTRLYLMIRFNFSIRFEEFLREIIEAYAIILNNYFIREKAKWIFNKLKGSPPKTLPDLLREYNLPPGLFPQNITCYEFDETKARLIVYLPSPCEVSFKDSSVIRYANRVKAILLRGKLTGIEGMKTKVLVWVKVTCVAVESSKSDKVWFTAGVKKSRSKDAYLVASNGVRIEDF, from the exons ATGAGATGTGTAGAAACCTTGGTAGTTGTTGGTGTTAGTAGTCGAGGTATCACTCCAAGAACTACTACTCGCCTTTATCTCATGATTAGGTTTAACTTCTCGATTAGGTTTGAAGAATTCCTCAGGGAGATCATCGAGGCCTATGCCATCatcttgaataattattttatcag GGAGAAAGCAAAGTGGATTTTCAACAAACTCAAAG GGTCACCACCAAAAACCTTGCCAGATCTCCTCCGAGAGTACAACTTACCCCCAGGACTCTTTCCTCAGAACATAACCTGTTACGAATTTGATGAAACAAAGGCGAGGCTGATCGTGTATTTGCCATCACCGTGCGAAGTTAGCTTCAAGGATTCATCTGTAATAAGGTATGCAAACCGAGTGAAAGCGATACTGCTAAGGGGAAAGCTAACAGGAATTGAGGGAATGAAAACAAAGGTGCTAGTTTGGGTTAAGGTCACTTGTGTGGCAGTTGAAAGTTCCAAATCCGATAAGGTATGGTTCACTGCTGGAGTCAAGAAATCTAGGTCCAAGGATGCTTATCTAGTTGCCAGTAATGGTGTTAGGATAGAAGATTTCTGA